From the Euphorbia lathyris chromosome 6, ddEupLath1.1, whole genome shotgun sequence genome, one window contains:
- the LOC136232023 gene encoding putative nuclear RNA export factor SDE5 isoform X2: MSMRYDDNNEKALKGLLGAFGSTFSIQDITSAYHKADKKADLAGEILEMQGRGSTSSEFASHRKPIFVESSRSYDNVFEKSRHPNGKARAQKQKWRPISGGTVSSVLGKDYIKPVPIANGCMGTKPTKLDTKELPASVLWGEETGLNPSKNGQLQKETEDFVFRMLGGGFQLEEHLIQQIIGSHAILYIYNCGYDVQKSMGKLLDMPALNMDEGDKRLSKSTEKTLEVHPNSEHPSLQNSFPPMSSNGGGANLNGDGVIQQEKRNDLQKEVLVALFNGADKSKVSRRKEIPKRRSRALGTLVVEPPRDIALEPKAASVVLNQDKNDDEDEEDAYEQLRRAVKEYRATMKEYYKAAVVALAKGDHDRSKRLMDEGHFFHEKAQEADKESSQKIFETKNVDTQDELILDLHEYGAKDAIPVLKCHISSLSGIASIKYLNVIIETDEKDTSKGARRRLIMKLLEKESIKWSEGGDAGTIVIRVDNINRKALSFAKI, from the exons ATGAGCATGAGATATGATGATAACAATGAAAAGGCATTGAAAGGTCTGCTTGGGGCTTTTGGGTCGACGTTTTCTATTCAAGATATAACTTCTGCTTATCACAAGGCAGACAAGAAGGCAGATTTGGCCGGTGAAATCCTCGAGATGCAGGGAAGAGGTTCTACTTCATCGGAATTTGCATCTCATAGAAAACCAATATTTGTGGAATCTTCCCGATCATATGACAATGTCTTTGAAAAATCACGTCACCCAAATGGAAAGGCCAGAGCTCAAAAGCAAAAATGGCGTCCCATTTCAGGAGGCACTGTTTCAAGCGTTCTTGGAAAAGATTACATTAAGCCCGTGCCAATAGCCAATGGTTGTATGGGAACCAAACCAACGAAACTGGACACAAAGGAGTTGCCAGCATCTGTACTATGGGGAGAGGAAACTGGACTAAATCCGTCAAAGAATGGTCAATTACAGAAAGAAACTGAAGATTTTGTCTTTAGAATGCTAGGGGGTGGCTTTCAGCTGGAAGAACATCTGATTCAACAAATTATTGGTAGTCATgctatattatatatat ATAATTGTGGATATGACGTGCAAAAG AGCATGGGCAAACTACTTGATATGCCAGCACTGAATATGGATGAAGGGGACAAACGGCTGAGCAAATCCACCGAAAAG ACTTTGGAAGTGCATCCAAATTCTGAACATCCTTCACTTCAAAACTCATTTCCACCAATGAGTTCCAATGGCGG TGGTGCAAATTTAAATGGTGATGGAGTAATTCAACAAGAAAAGAGAAATGATCTCCAGAAAGAAGTATTGGTTGCATTATTTAATGGTGCTGACAAATCTAAGGTATCTAGAAGAAAAGAAATACCAAAAAGGAGGTCCAGAGCATTAGGAACATTAGTGGTTGAACCTCCACGAGACATTGCATTAGAACCCAAGGCTGCATCAGTTGTTTTGAATCAAGATAAAAATGATG atgaagatgaagaggatGCTTATGAGCAGCTTCGTAGAGCTGTAAAGGAGTATCGAGCCACAATGAAGGAATATTATAAAGCT GCTGTCGTTGCATTGGCTAAGGGAGATCATGACCGATCTAAGAGACTTATGGATGAG GGTCATTTTTTCCATGAAAAGGCTCAAGAGGCGGACAAGGAATCAAGCCAGAAAATTTTTGAGACCAA AAATGTAGATACACAAGATGAGCTAATACTTGACCTGCATGAATATGGTGCCAAGGATGCAATACCTGTTCTAAAATGTCATATATCTTCACTTTCAGGCATAGCAT CAATTAAGTACCTGAATGTCATCATTGAGACAGATGAGAAGGATACCTCGAAAGGGGCTCGTAGAAGATTG ATTATGAAGCTTTTAGAGAAGGAGTCAATTAAGTGGAGCGAAGGAGGAGATGCTGGTACGATAGTCATTCGGGTGGATAATATCAACCGAAAAGCTTTAAGTTTTGCTAAAATATAG
- the LOC136232023 gene encoding putative nuclear RNA export factor SDE5 isoform X1, with amino-acid sequence MSMRYDDNNEKALKGLLGAFGSTFSIQDITSAYHKADKKADLAGEILEMQGRGSTSSEFASHRKPIFVESSRSYDNVFEKSRHPNGKARAQKQKWRPISGGTVSSVLGKDYIKPVPIANGCMGTKPTKLDTKELPASVLWGEETGLNPSKNGQLQKETEDFVFRMLGGGFQLEEHLIQQIIGSHAILYIYNCGYDVQKSMGKLLDMPALNMDEGDKRLSKSTEKTLEVHPNSEHPSLQNSFPPMSSNGGGANLNGDGVIQQEKRNDLQKEVLVALFNGADKSKVSRRKEIPKRRSRALGTLVVEPPRDIALEPKAASVVLNQDKNDVADEDEEDAYEQLRRAVKEYRATMKEYYKAAVVALAKGDHDRSKRLMDEGHFFHEKAQEADKESSQKIFETKNVDTQDELILDLHEYGAKDAIPVLKCHISSLSGIASIKYLNVIIETDEKDTSKGARRRLIMKLLEKESIKWSEGGDAGTIVIRVDNINRKALSFAKI; translated from the exons ATGAGCATGAGATATGATGATAACAATGAAAAGGCATTGAAAGGTCTGCTTGGGGCTTTTGGGTCGACGTTTTCTATTCAAGATATAACTTCTGCTTATCACAAGGCAGACAAGAAGGCAGATTTGGCCGGTGAAATCCTCGAGATGCAGGGAAGAGGTTCTACTTCATCGGAATTTGCATCTCATAGAAAACCAATATTTGTGGAATCTTCCCGATCATATGACAATGTCTTTGAAAAATCACGTCACCCAAATGGAAAGGCCAGAGCTCAAAAGCAAAAATGGCGTCCCATTTCAGGAGGCACTGTTTCAAGCGTTCTTGGAAAAGATTACATTAAGCCCGTGCCAATAGCCAATGGTTGTATGGGAACCAAACCAACGAAACTGGACACAAAGGAGTTGCCAGCATCTGTACTATGGGGAGAGGAAACTGGACTAAATCCGTCAAAGAATGGTCAATTACAGAAAGAAACTGAAGATTTTGTCTTTAGAATGCTAGGGGGTGGCTTTCAGCTGGAAGAACATCTGATTCAACAAATTATTGGTAGTCATgctatattatatatat ATAATTGTGGATATGACGTGCAAAAG AGCATGGGCAAACTACTTGATATGCCAGCACTGAATATGGATGAAGGGGACAAACGGCTGAGCAAATCCACCGAAAAG ACTTTGGAAGTGCATCCAAATTCTGAACATCCTTCACTTCAAAACTCATTTCCACCAATGAGTTCCAATGGCGG TGGTGCAAATTTAAATGGTGATGGAGTAATTCAACAAGAAAAGAGAAATGATCTCCAGAAAGAAGTATTGGTTGCATTATTTAATGGTGCTGACAAATCTAAGGTATCTAGAAGAAAAGAAATACCAAAAAGGAGGTCCAGAGCATTAGGAACATTAGTGGTTGAACCTCCACGAGACATTGCATTAGAACCCAAGGCTGCATCAGTTGTTTTGAATCAAGATAAAAATGATG TTgcagatgaagatgaagaggatGCTTATGAGCAGCTTCGTAGAGCTGTAAAGGAGTATCGAGCCACAATGAAGGAATATTATAAAGCT GCTGTCGTTGCATTGGCTAAGGGAGATCATGACCGATCTAAGAGACTTATGGATGAG GGTCATTTTTTCCATGAAAAGGCTCAAGAGGCGGACAAGGAATCAAGCCAGAAAATTTTTGAGACCAA AAATGTAGATACACAAGATGAGCTAATACTTGACCTGCATGAATATGGTGCCAAGGATGCAATACCTGTTCTAAAATGTCATATATCTTCACTTTCAGGCATAGCAT CAATTAAGTACCTGAATGTCATCATTGAGACAGATGAGAAGGATACCTCGAAAGGGGCTCGTAGAAGATTG ATTATGAAGCTTTTAGAGAAGGAGTCAATTAAGTGGAGCGAAGGAGGAGATGCTGGTACGATAGTCATTCGGGTGGATAATATCAACCGAAAAGCTTTAAGTTTTGCTAAAATATAG
- the LOC136232023 gene encoding putative nuclear RNA export factor SDE5 isoform X3, which yields MSMRYDDNNEKALKGLLGAFGSTFSIQDITSAYHKADKKADLAGEILEMQGRGSTSSEFASHRKPIFVESSRSYDNVFEKSRHPNGKARAQKQKWRPISGGTVSSVLGKDYIKPVPIANGCMGTKPTKLDTKELPASVLWGEETGLNPSKNGQLQKETEDFVFRMLGGGFQLEEHLIQQIIDNCGYDVQKSMGKLLDMPALNMDEGDKRLSKSTEKTLEVHPNSEHPSLQNSFPPMSSNGGGANLNGDGVIQQEKRNDLQKEVLVALFNGADKSKVSRRKEIPKRRSRALGTLVVEPPRDIALEPKAASVVLNQDKNDVADEDEEDAYEQLRRAVKEYRATMKEYYKAAVVALAKGDHDRSKRLMDEGHFFHEKAQEADKESSQKIFETKNVDTQDELILDLHEYGAKDAIPVLKCHISSLSGIASIKYLNVIIETDEKDTSKGARRRLIMKLLEKESIKWSEGGDAGTIVIRVDNINRKALSFAKI from the exons ATGAGCATGAGATATGATGATAACAATGAAAAGGCATTGAAAGGTCTGCTTGGGGCTTTTGGGTCGACGTTTTCTATTCAAGATATAACTTCTGCTTATCACAAGGCAGACAAGAAGGCAGATTTGGCCGGTGAAATCCTCGAGATGCAGGGAAGAGGTTCTACTTCATCGGAATTTGCATCTCATAGAAAACCAATATTTGTGGAATCTTCCCGATCATATGACAATGTCTTTGAAAAATCACGTCACCCAAATGGAAAGGCCAGAGCTCAAAAGCAAAAATGGCGTCCCATTTCAGGAGGCACTGTTTCAAGCGTTCTTGGAAAAGATTACATTAAGCCCGTGCCAATAGCCAATGGTTGTATGGGAACCAAACCAACGAAACTGGACACAAAGGAGTTGCCAGCATCTGTACTATGGGGAGAGGAAACTGGACTAAATCCGTCAAAGAATGGTCAATTACAGAAAGAAACTGAAGATTTTGTCTTTAGAATGCTAGGGGGTGGCTTTCAGCTGGAAGAACATCTGATTCAACAAATTATTG ATAATTGTGGATATGACGTGCAAAAG AGCATGGGCAAACTACTTGATATGCCAGCACTGAATATGGATGAAGGGGACAAACGGCTGAGCAAATCCACCGAAAAG ACTTTGGAAGTGCATCCAAATTCTGAACATCCTTCACTTCAAAACTCATTTCCACCAATGAGTTCCAATGGCGG TGGTGCAAATTTAAATGGTGATGGAGTAATTCAACAAGAAAAGAGAAATGATCTCCAGAAAGAAGTATTGGTTGCATTATTTAATGGTGCTGACAAATCTAAGGTATCTAGAAGAAAAGAAATACCAAAAAGGAGGTCCAGAGCATTAGGAACATTAGTGGTTGAACCTCCACGAGACATTGCATTAGAACCCAAGGCTGCATCAGTTGTTTTGAATCAAGATAAAAATGATG TTgcagatgaagatgaagaggatGCTTATGAGCAGCTTCGTAGAGCTGTAAAGGAGTATCGAGCCACAATGAAGGAATATTATAAAGCT GCTGTCGTTGCATTGGCTAAGGGAGATCATGACCGATCTAAGAGACTTATGGATGAG GGTCATTTTTTCCATGAAAAGGCTCAAGAGGCGGACAAGGAATCAAGCCAGAAAATTTTTGAGACCAA AAATGTAGATACACAAGATGAGCTAATACTTGACCTGCATGAATATGGTGCCAAGGATGCAATACCTGTTCTAAAATGTCATATATCTTCACTTTCAGGCATAGCAT CAATTAAGTACCTGAATGTCATCATTGAGACAGATGAGAAGGATACCTCGAAAGGGGCTCGTAGAAGATTG ATTATGAAGCTTTTAGAGAAGGAGTCAATTAAGTGGAGCGAAGGAGGAGATGCTGGTACGATAGTCATTCGGGTGGATAATATCAACCGAAAAGCTTTAAGTTTTGCTAAAATATAG